Proteins encoded by one window of candidate division WOR-3 bacterium:
- a CDS encoding OB-fold nucleic acid binding domain-containing protein yields the protein MEKIRICFNCGRYIGNKDICPYCGEEQLKPVGIEFLRWISLFLAIGGVIFLFISARTESAPYVKVKELKPTMNFAKVSMKGIVESSPYYDEEKGGYFSFWLNDGTGSIKVRAFRDVAKELIEKDLYPSVSDSVFVTGTLYARENFILTINNAKDLKIKTPEPKNVKIKDITDTLTGKRVETEGTIYSITQYRNNSIGLRMQDEDANITVFIPFYYKEKEKILSLEKGTIIKVKGAVFLYKDKPEIIPHYVSDISVAGKKEITYSQKNENLKLKGEILSGYTFKKGIRFKIKTDKGIEEVTLWKSTLEKNYKGQSNKLLTGSIVEFEVYEKEYKGRMEKNVKSLKIISYPQNPYKIKEAIQKNIGEFLKIKGNIKEIKEFKAGTRVILEDDTGELTVWIWSDLWEDLKGSFKEKDNIIVAGELKEYKGKIELVPRIKDDVVPLK from the coding sequence ATGGAAAAAATAAGAATATGTTTTAATTGTGGAAGATATATAGGTAATAAGGACATATGTCCTTATTGTGGTGAGGAACAATTAAAACCTGTTGGAATTGAATTCTTAAGATGGATAAGTCTCTTCCTTGCTATTGGTGGTGTTATTTTTCTTTTTATATCAGCAAGAACAGAATCTGCACCCTATGTAAAGGTTAAAGAGCTTAAACCTACAATGAATTTTGCAAAAGTCAGCATGAAGGGAATTGTTGAATCCTCACCTTATTATGATGAAGAAAAGGGAGGGTATTTTTCCTTCTGGCTTAATGATGGAACAGGTAGTATTAAAGTGAGGGCTTTCAGAGATGTCGCAAAGGAACTTATAGAAAAGGATTTATACCCTTCGGTTTCCGACTCTGTTTTTGTTACAGGGACACTTTATGCAAGAGAAAATTTTATTTTAACTATCAATAATGCAAAGGATTTAAAAATAAAAACACCCGAGCCCAAAAATGTAAAAATTAAAGATATAACAGACACACTAACCGGAAAAAGAGTAGAAACAGAAGGAACTATTTATTCAATAACCCAATATAGGAATAATTCAATAGGTTTAAGAATGCAGGACGAGGATGCAAATATTACAGTTTTTATTCCCTTTTATTACAAAGAAAAAGAGAAAATTCTATCTCTTGAAAAAGGAACTATCATAAAGGTAAAAGGAGCAGTTTTTCTGTATAAAGATAAACCAGAGATTATACCCCACTATGTTAGTGATATAAGTGTTGCAGGTAAAAAGGAAATTACATATTCTCAAAAAAATGAAAATTTAAAGTTAAAAGGCGAAATTCTATCAGGCTATACTTTTAAAAAAGGAATAAGGTTCAAAATTAAAACTGATAAGGGAATCGAGGAAGTTACCTTATGGAAAAGCACACTTGAAAAAAATTATAAAGGTCAATCAAACAAACTCCTTACAGGTTCCATAGTAGAATTTGAAGTATATGAAAAGGAATACAAGGGCCGAATGGAAAAAAATGTTAAAAGTTTAAAAATAATTTCTTATCCACAAAATCCATATAAAATTAAGGAAGCAATTCAAAAGAACATTGGTGAATTTTTAAAAATAAAGGGAAATATAAAGGAGATTAAAGAATTTAAAGCTGGAACAAGAGTAATTCTTGAAGATGATACAGGTGAATTAACTGTGTGGATATGGAGTGATTTATGGGAAGATTTAAAAGGTTCATTTAAGGAGAAGGATAATATTATTGTTGCAGGAGAATTAAAAGAATATAAAGGTAAAATTGAGCTTGTACCGAGAATTAAAGATGATGTCGTCCCTTTAAAATGA
- a CDS encoding tripartite tricarboxylate transporter permease, with protein sequence MNLIYPILISLIGTITGILFSWIPALHIYNILALFIFLEVQTDFLPLELIPYFFAGSIVSYTFAGILPAIYFSTNDDSTLFYLLPSQKFLMYGRAHEAVLLSLTGSLGASFLILIFAIFLPYILPPIRELLTPHMEWILASIGAFMLLSEWPRTTDRSRTRLGRLKEAWGSLSAGILVFFLSGILGYIVLRGGIMDPETSFQNLMPLFLGLFAIPWLILNIITNPILPPQIIEDKLTTNYQRILRGIFAGSLGGSLAAFFPVITGGIGAFLSGHATAQRGDDIFLIGQGANRFLYYVGGFLLFFVPFLHIRRGGAAWMLNIFYSPKSYSEYFLMVGIILLSSFISFYFTIKMSKLIAKKIHKIPYKNLSIIIIIFILFLTVLITGFKGIIILIVSSSIGLLPPLFGTRRLNCLGALIFPLTIQMSSFSGSFSKLMGF encoded by the coding sequence ATGAATTTAATTTATCCTATTTTAATTTCTCTTATAGGAACAATAACAGGAATACTTTTTTCCTGGATTCCTGCACTTCATATTTACAACATTTTAGCTTTATTTATATTCCTTGAAGTTCAAACAGACTTTTTACCTTTAGAACTTATACCTTATTTTTTTGCAGGATCTATTGTTAGTTATACTTTTGCAGGAATTTTACCTGCGATATATTTTTCTACAAATGATGATTCCACTTTATTTTATCTTTTGCCATCACAGAAGTTTCTGATGTATGGAAGAGCTCACGAGGCAGTTTTACTTTCCCTAACAGGGTCTCTGGGTGCCTCTTTCTTAATATTAATTTTCGCTATCTTTTTACCCTATATTCTCCCCCCTATAAGAGAACTACTCACACCCCATATGGAATGGATTTTAGCTTCCATAGGTGCCTTTATGCTGCTCTCCGAGTGGCCAAGAACAACTGATAGATCAAGGACACGGCTTGGAAGATTAAAAGAAGCCTGGGGTTCTCTAAGTGCTGGAATTCTTGTTTTTTTCCTTTCCGGAATTTTAGGTTATATAGTTTTAAGAGGGGGGATAATGGATCCAGAAACTTCCTTTCAAAATCTTATGCCTTTATTTCTGGGACTCTTTGCAATACCCTGGCTTATACTTAATATAATCACAAATCCAATTTTACCACCACAGATAATAGAAGACAAATTAACAACAAATTATCAAAGAATTTTAAGGGGTATATTTGCAGGTTCTCTTGGAGGTTCACTTGCTGCTTTTTTTCCAGTCATAACAGGAGGAATTGGAGCATTTCTTTCAGGTCATGCAACAGCACAGAGGGGGGATGATATTTTCTTAATAGGTCAGGGTGCAAACAGATTTTTATATTATGTTGGGGGTTTTTTACTCTTTTTTGTTCCTTTCCTTCATATAAGAAGAGGAGGTGCTGCCTGGATGCTTAACATTTTTTACAGTCCAAAATCTTACAGCGAGTATTTTCTAATGGTTGGGATAATACTTTTATCCTCTTTTATTTCCTTTTATTTTACTATAAAAATGTCGAAATTAATAGCAAAAAAAATTCACAAAATACCTTACAAAAACTTATCAATTATTATTATAATTTTCATATTATTTCTAACCGTTTTAATAACAGGTTTTAAAGGCATTATTATACTTATCGTATCAAGCTCCATAGGTTTATTACCACCTCTTTTTGGAACAAGGAGACTCAATTGTTTAGGTGCCTTAATTTTTCCTTTAACAATACAGATGAGTTCCTTTTCAGGGTCTTTTTCAAAACTAATGGGGTTTTAA
- the mgtE gene encoding magnesium transporter produces the protein MEKRRKKISLAELLKPEIEELIKNKNYRELKTALSSFEPADIAELLENLKKEEAVSIFLMLPKDLQTEVFSEFDSNVQEEIIRGLKDEEIKIILSELSPDDRTSLLEEVSPSLTRKLLNLLPPEERKETLTLLGYPKGSVGRLMTPDYVAIRKDFSVRKALEHIRKKGVDAETINMIYIVDENFRLIDDIPLRKIILANPDDKIESLLDYNFISISPYEDQEKAVEIMKKYNLISLPVVDNENHLLGIVTVDDIMDVMEEEQTEDIAKISAIHPDLIGPELITKIKEIPLIKLYKSRIGWLLLLLFINLITGGIINNFTETIAKYIVLVTFLPVIIDTAGNAGSQSATLVIRAMALKNVEIKDYVYLILREILVSASLGLTLGIGISFIGILRSKSLIITFCIFIAIIINVMIGSLVGLSLPFILTKFKKDPASASAPLVTTIADILGTFSYLSVAAILLR, from the coding sequence ATGGAAAAAAGAAGAAAAAAAATATCTCTTGCTGAACTTCTAAAACCTGAGATAGAAGAGCTTATAAAAAATAAAAATTATAGAGAATTAAAAACAGCTTTAAGCAGTTTTGAACCAGCAGATATAGCAGAACTACTTGAAAATTTAAAAAAAGAAGAAGCAGTATCAATCTTTTTAATGCTTCCAAAAGACTTACAAACAGAAGTTTTTTCAGAATTCGATAGTAATGTTCAGGAGGAAATTATAAGGGGTTTAAAAGATGAGGAAATAAAAATTATTTTATCAGAATTATCTCCTGATGACAGAACATCCCTTCTTGAAGAAGTTTCACCTTCCCTTACAAGAAAACTTCTTAATCTTTTACCACCAGAAGAAAGAAAGGAAACACTTACACTTTTAGGTTATCCTAAAGGAAGTGTTGGAAGACTTATGACCCCTGATTATGTAGCAATAAGAAAAGATTTTTCAGTAAGAAAGGCATTAGAGCATATAAGGAAAAAAGGTGTAGATGCAGAAACAATAAATATGATCTATATTGTTGATGAAAATTTTCGTTTAATTGATGATATACCTTTAAGAAAAATTATACTTGCAAACCCTGATGATAAAATTGAATCTTTACTTGATTATAACTTTATATCAATAAGTCCTTATGAGGACCAGGAAAAAGCAGTTGAAATTATGAAAAAATATAACCTAATTTCCCTTCCTGTTGTTGATAATGAAAATCATCTTTTGGGAATTGTCACTGTGGACGATATCATGGATGTTATGGAAGAAGAGCAAACAGAAGATATTGCAAAGATTTCGGCAATTCATCCTGATTTGATTGGACCTGAATTGATTACAAAAATAAAGGAAATTCCGCTAATTAAATTATATAAAAGTAGAATTGGATGGCTCTTACTTTTACTTTTTATAAATCTTATAACAGGTGGAATTATTAATAACTTCACAGAAACTATTGCAAAGTATATTGTTCTTGTTACCTTTTTACCAGTTATTATAGATACAGCTGGTAATGCTGGTTCCCAGTCTGCAACTCTTGTAATAAGAGCAATGGCATTAAAAAATGTAGAAATAAAAGATTATGTTTATTTAATTTTAAGGGAAATTTTAGTATCAGCTTCGCTTGGTTTAACTCTTGGAATAGGAATTTCCTTTATAGGAATATTGAGAAGCAAATCCTTGATCATAACATTTTGTATTTTTATTGCTATAATTATAAATGTTATGATTGGAAGTTTAGTTGGACTATCCTTACCTTTTATTCTCACAAAATTCAAGAAAGACCCGGCATCTGCCAGTGCTCCTCTTGTAACAACAATAGCAGATATTCTCGGGACTTTCTCCTATCTTAGTGTAGCTGCAATTTTATTACGATGA
- a CDS encoding M23 family metallopeptidase: protein MLFLFLLTQTLTSSFLENRGIRFHTGIDISTYKKNGIPIFSPFSCKIVRIVDKWEGYGKAIYIQNNENLIYVYAHLDKFDEKIEEKVYFEKKKIKKNEIDLYLELEIEKDERFGFSGNSGTVIPHIHLETRRNFDKPINPLYFFDIKDTIKPVIDKIKIYPLGKSLLFGSFAPYEFKKPFPETLYITSDFFLWISAYDLQSENSDRMAIYGLKVFLSDTPICDLKYDSINFGNNFIARALYTRINNSFSSSYIHPINLQNNLWTGNTFISLKKELTNLKILVYDFKGNKDSLIFWMKKKNSKHLKREKNTYFVFDGIVFIDSTEKKIILSPGSYGKFRDLTYVFPLPEKSYNIKFKNYEIEISKETQFFPYPLFFKEKEDTLFIFSAEILFKNPLKIKVKNKKEKEVILVNNGFKNKYDFFSSDSVFITYSWGKFFRGIDTLKPQIIANKIYYINPSNFEIKFWVRDNFKVKDINFYLDGEWEPVSFNPLTGKAEAVIKRSINKKESKFEIYAEDRSGNFSKFEGKIIYKI from the coding sequence ATGCTTTTTCTTTTTCTTCTTACCCAAACTCTCACATCTTCTTTTCTTGAAAACAGAGGAATAAGGTTTCATACAGGTATTGATATTTCCACATATAAAAAAAATGGAATACCCATTTTTTCTCCTTTTTCTTGTAAAATTGTTAGAATTGTTGATAAATGGGAAGGTTATGGAAAAGCAATTTATATACAGAATAATGAAAATTTAATATATGTTTATGCACACTTAGATAAATTTGATGAAAAAATAGAAGAAAAAGTATATTTTGAAAAGAAAAAAATCAAAAAAAATGAAATTGACCTTTATTTAGAATTAGAAATTGAAAAAGATGAGAGGTTTGGTTTTTCAGGAAATAGTGGAACAGTTATACCTCATATACACCTTGAAACAAGAAGAAATTTTGATAAACCTATAAATCCTTTATATTTTTTTGATATCAAAGATACAATAAAACCAGTAATTGATAAAATAAAAATATATCCTCTTGGTAAAAGTTTACTTTTTGGAAGTTTTGCACCCTATGAATTTAAAAAACCCTTTCCTGAAACACTTTATATAACCTCTGACTTTTTCCTATGGATATCAGCCTATGATTTACAATCTGAAAATTCCGATAGAATGGCTATTTACGGACTTAAAGTCTTTCTTTCAGATACACCTATATGTGATTTAAAATATGACAGCATAAATTTTGGTAATAACTTCATTGCAAGGGCACTTTATACGAGGATTAATAACTCCTTTTCATCAAGTTATATTCATCCTATTAATTTACAGAATAATTTATGGACCGGGAATACTTTTATAAGTTTAAAAAAGGAATTAACAAATCTTAAAATTCTTGTTTATGATTTTAAAGGTAATAAAGATTCCCTAATATTCTGGATGAAAAAGAAAAACTCAAAACATTTAAAAAGGGAAAAAAATACCTATTTTGTATTTGATGGAATTGTATTTATTGACTCAACCGAGAAAAAAATTATACTTTCCCCTGGGAGTTATGGAAAATTTAGAGATTTAACATATGTTTTTCCTTTACCAGAAAAATCTTACAATATTAAATTTAAAAACTATGAAATAGAAATTAGTAAAGAAACCCAATTTTTCCCTTACCCATTATTTTTTAAAGAAAAAGAAGATACCCTTTTTATATTCTCTGCAGAAATCCTTTTTAAAAATCCTCTCAAAATAAAGGTAAAGAACAAAAAGGAAAAGGAAGTTATATTAGTAAATAATGGATTTAAAAATAAATATGATTTTTTCTCCTCTGATTCAGTTTTTATAACCTATTCCTGGGGAAAATTTTTTAGGGGAATTGATACTTTAAAACCTCAAATAATCGCGAATAAAATTTACTATATCAATCCTTCTAATTTTGAAATTAAATTCTGGGTCAGGGACAATTTCAAAGTAAAAGATATAAATTTTTACCTTGATGGTGAATGGGAACCCGTAAGTTTTAACCCTTTAACAGGAAAAGCAGAAGCTGTTATTAAAAGGAGTATAAATAAAAAAGAAAGCAAATTTGAAATATATGCGGAGGACAGGAGCGGAAATTTTTCAAAATTTGAAGGAAAAATAATTTACAAAATTTAA
- the plsX gene encoding phosphate acyltransferase PlsX — protein sequence MRIVLDLLGTDKAPSPEIAGAELFLKENPKSFLYIVGTPEFKNQIKFNGRYEFIEAENRVYFEEKPSEVLRTKKNSTIAIGLSLLKEGKADAFVSAGNTGAILAYSIKILGRLKGVKRPAICALFPSHKGFCAVLDVGANAFVRPLFLYQFGVMGKIFVEEIMGIKNPRIALLSIGEEETKGNELIMKSKELFEKDPNLNFIGFIEGNEILKGKADVVVTDGFTGNTLLKFGEGVVEFTHNFFLDSIESSIKNKIGFYFMKNSFKSFFKKVSYEEFGGAPLLGINGDVFISHGRSSKIAIKNALKSALKFVELRINEKIEKSLLEFEKVDIE from the coding sequence ATGAGGATTGTTCTTGACCTTCTTGGAACAGATAAAGCTCCTTCTCCTGAAATTGCTGGGGCTGAACTTTTCTTAAAAGAAAATCCTAAGTCCTTTTTGTATATAGTTGGCACTCCGGAGTTTAAAAATCAAATAAAATTTAATGGAAGGTATGAGTTTATTGAGGCTGAAAATAGAGTCTATTTTGAAGAAAAACCCTCTGAAGTTTTAAGAACAAAAAAAAATTCAACAATTGCTATTGGTCTTTCACTTTTAAAAGAAGGTAAAGCTGATGCTTTTGTAAGTGCTGGTAATACTGGAGCAATTCTTGCCTATTCAATAAAGATTTTAGGGAGACTTAAAGGTGTTAAAAGACCTGCAATATGTGCCCTTTTCCCTTCACATAAAGGTTTTTGTGCTGTACTTGACGTCGGTGCAAATGCTTTTGTAAGACCTTTATTTCTTTATCAATTCGGTGTTATGGGTAAGATATTTGTAGAAGAAATAATGGGGATAAAAAATCCAAGAATAGCTTTACTTTCAATAGGTGAGGAAGAAACAAAAGGAAATGAACTTATAATGAAATCTAAGGAACTTTTTGAAAAGGACCCAAATTTGAATTTTATAGGATTTATTGAAGGGAATGAAATTTTAAAAGGTAAAGCGGATGTTGTTGTAACAGATGGATTTACAGGAAATACTCTTTTAAAATTTGGTGAAGGTGTTGTTGAGTTCACCCATAATTTTTTTCTTGATTCAATAGAAAGTTCAATAAAAAACAAAATAGGGTTTTATTTTATGAAAAATTCCTTTAAATCCTTTTTTAAAAAGGTAAGTTATGAAGAATTTGGAGGAGCACCTTTGCTTGGAATTAACGGAGATGTTTTTATATCTCATGGAAGAAGTTCAAAAATTGCAATTAAAAATGCTTTAAAATCTGCTTTAAAATTTGTTGAGTTGAGAATTAACGAAAAAATTGAAAAGTCGCTTCTTGAGTTTGAAAAAGTTGATATAGAATAA
- the rpmF gene encoding 50S ribosomal protein L32, whose translation MPVPKRRHSRARGRKRRTHYKVKPMSLSKCPNCGEAKLPHRVCPHCGYYKGKAIIQIEEKISS comes from the coding sequence ATGCCTGTACCCAAAAGAAGACACTCCCGTGCAAGAGGAAGAAAAAGGAGGACTCACTATAAAGTAAAACCAATGAGTTTATCAAAATGCCCCAATTGTGGAGAAGCTAAATTACCCCATAGAGTTTGCCCTCATTGTGGATATTACAAAGGTAAAGCTATAATACAGATAGAGGAAAAAATAAGTTCTTAG
- a CDS encoding flavodoxin family protein, whose protein sequence is MLILGISGSPHKKGKVTILLNSVLEKAKELGSETEIIFLTDYPITYCMGCYSKNVRDCNPEVFKGVLPAVYEKILKADGIVFGTPVYWFGPSGLMKNFIDLLTALENIEPLLAGKVVSCVVSCEEDGAISTASSIIIPLNFMGAIIPPYSITYAVGPIEENMDTLLECERIAKNMVETIKRTRDLKNDFWFRPLKKKNEN, encoded by the coding sequence ATGCTAATACTTGGAATTTCGGGTTCACCGCATAAGAAGGGAAAAGTTACAATATTATTAAATTCTGTTTTAGAAAAAGCAAAAGAACTTGGCTCTGAAACAGAAATTATTTTTCTTACCGATTATCCTATTACTTACTGTATGGGATGTTATTCCAAAAATGTGAGGGATTGTAATCCTGAAGTTTTTAAGGGAGTTTTGCCAGCAGTTTATGAGAAAATATTGAAAGCCGACGGAATTGTATTTGGAACCCCTGTTTACTGGTTTGGACCTTCAGGATTAATGAAGAATTTTATTGATCTTTTAACAGCATTGGAAAATATTGAACCTTTACTTGCAGGTAAAGTTGTTTCCTGTGTTGTTTCCTGTGAGGAAGATGGAGCAATAAGCACAGCTTCCTCTATTATTATTCCTTTAAATTTTATGGGAGCCATAATCCCTCCTTATTCTATTACCTATGCTGTGGGACCAATTGAAGAAAATATGGATACACTTTTAGAATGTGAAAGGATTGCAAAAAATATGGTTGAAACAATTAAAAGGACAAGGGATTTAAAAAATGACTTCTGGTTCAGACCTTTAAAGAAAAAGAATGAAAATTAA
- a CDS encoding AAA family ATPase, whose translation MKIKSILLHGFKSFYEREEIFFSDKISLVIGPNGCGKTNIFEAIRFVLGESRLNKLRVRELKEIIFAGNKEKKALPYAEVTIVLENEKGESKFTRRVYRDNSQEFFLNDDRISEKHYKEEIEGIFGKKSYSHFQWEDVEELIRKPKERIKEMILEACELFDFDHKKKVMERRLEKAERELKAFEIVIKDKEERIKKLEEERKRALRYRSLQEILKEKKLLLVKAEYSKLLKDKAKKEKELKENEEFFKKLEEEIFILKKEIEEIKLERENLSKEEELLKSLKIPLESKREKILSELNRKYGEFSGLRDRENYLNLLIEERKKEIEKLKEVLRDKIAYEEIDETSLEKTEREFFEISKKVREIEGEFLKLNIKNDELNIRLNNILKREEDLKREMIEVENKKKIKEDEIESLKKEREKLDSIYIEIEKKYEEHLKEEKFLTSTIDKIEREINILEGELLKLKSAREVDENLLPELSFLSSYIDFSKEDKFIYVIDDLLEAKILNNESINGIEKFLEKGGKIIIEREEFKGEMPPVLKRKEGIGDLLNTRFLNFKVFKNFKEGITAWKNKECDYMVTEDGFVITKDGVLRKIFTQKIEKNKRITEIEKILPEKKRKLNENKDKLESLRKIIEKILKERENIKETLFKLNLKINEINSEINFLSFNIKKQKEDLDKIKIDSEKIRREREEVLFKIGEREKELKELKDKEENFSKKISEIKLIREKLKELKNTREKVEIYEKSLKEREEELIDVKEKMKNLEEDLKKLESERKKIEEELFEINKRESELEEKIKSINDKYEEKRNIYHIKENSIDKISERIIKLKQEIDEIEKNIEFYPDNIEFIPDNISIKKLKEEIEEIEREIYSMHDVNLLADEEYKILEKDYFEKIDAYKDLKDSIDKLKESIRIMEERGKLQYTEFLELFKEELKNVSSVLMGGEIKIKPLDEKNILESELLIDVSPSGKKVRSVLLLSGGERSLFALTVLFTLAKLSPSVLFALDEVDAALDDANTLRFRSYVEKLSESSQVLIITHNKRTMEIANRVYGITMENGVSKIYGIKFED comes from the coding sequence ATGAAAATTAAAAGTATCCTTCTACATGGTTTTAAATCCTTTTATGAAAGAGAAGAAATATTTTTTTCAGATAAAATATCTCTTGTTATTGGACCAAATGGCTGTGGGAAAACTAATATTTTTGAGGCTATTAGATTTGTCCTTGGAGAATCAAGGTTAAATAAATTAAGGGTAAGAGAACTAAAAGAGATAATTTTTGCAGGAAATAAAGAAAAAAAAGCTTTGCCCTATGCAGAAGTTACAATTGTACTGGAAAATGAGAAAGGTGAGAGTAAATTTACAAGAAGGGTTTATAGAGACAATTCGCAGGAGTTTTTCTTAAATGATGATAGAATATCCGAAAAACATTACAAAGAGGAAATTGAGGGAATTTTTGGTAAAAAGAGCTATTCCCATTTTCAGTGGGAAGATGTTGAAGAATTAATAAGAAAACCAAAGGAGAGAATAAAAGAAATGATTTTAGAGGCTTGTGAACTTTTTGATTTTGACCATAAAAAGAAAGTTATGGAAAGAAGGCTTGAAAAAGCAGAAAGAGAACTTAAAGCTTTTGAGATTGTTATTAAGGATAAAGAAGAAAGAATAAAGAAACTTGAGGAGGAAAGAAAAAGGGCTTTAAGGTACAGAAGTCTTCAGGAAATTTTAAAGGAAAAGAAATTGCTTCTCGTTAAAGCAGAATATTCAAAACTTTTGAAAGATAAAGCGAAAAAGGAAAAAGAATTGAAAGAAAATGAAGAATTTTTTAAAAAACTTGAGGAAGAAATTTTTATTCTAAAAAAAGAAATTGAAGAAATAAAGTTAGAAAGAGAAAATTTATCTAAAGAGGAAGAACTTTTAAAGAGTTTGAAAATACCCTTAGAAAGTAAAAGAGAGAAAATTCTTTCAGAACTTAACAGAAAATATGGTGAGTTTTCAGGATTAAGGGACAGGGAAAATTATCTTAACTTATTAATAGAGGAACGAAAAAAAGAAATCGAAAAATTAAAGGAAGTTTTGAGGGATAAAATAGCTTATGAAGAGATTGATGAAACCAGTTTGGAGAAAACTGAAAGAGAATTTTTTGAAATTTCAAAGAAGGTAAGGGAAATTGAAGGTGAATTTTTAAAGTTAAATATTAAAAATGATGAGTTAAATATAAGATTAAATAATATTTTAAAAAGAGAAGAGGATTTAAAAAGAGAGATGATAGAAGTGGAAAATAAAAAGAAAATTAAAGAGGATGAAATTGAAAGTCTCAAGAAAGAAAGAGAAAAATTAGATAGTATTTATATTGAAATTGAAAAAAAATATGAGGAACATTTAAAGGAAGAAAAATTTTTAACAAGTACCATAGATAAAATTGAGAGAGAGATAAATATATTAGAAGGAGAGCTTTTGAAATTAAAATCAGCAAGAGAAGTTGATGAAAATCTCTTACCAGAGCTTTCCTTTCTATCTTCTTATATAGATTTTAGCAAAGAAGATAAATTTATATATGTTATTGATGATTTGCTTGAAGCAAAAATTTTAAATAATGAAAGTATAAATGGTATAGAGAAATTCCTTGAAAAGGGAGGGAAAATAATAATTGAAAGAGAGGAATTTAAGGGTGAAATGCCCCCTGTTTTAAAACGAAAGGAAGGAATAGGTGACCTTTTAAATACGAGATTTTTGAATTTCAAAGTTTTTAAAAATTTTAAAGAAGGAATAACTGCATGGAAAAATAAAGAATGTGATTATATGGTAACTGAAGATGGATTTGTAATTACCAAAGATGGTGTTTTAAGAAAAATTTTTACTCAAAAAATTGAAAAAAATAAAAGAATTACAGAAATAGAAAAAATTCTACCTGAAAAGAAAAGGAAATTAAATGAAAACAAAGATAAACTTGAGAGTTTAAGAAAGATTATTGAAAAAATTTTAAAAGAAAGAGAAAATATAAAGGAAACCCTTTTTAAGTTAAATTTAAAAATAAATGAAATAAATTCAGAAATTAACTTTTTATCTTTTAACATAAAAAAACAAAAAGAAGATTTGGATAAAATAAAAATTGATTCAGAGAAGATAAGAAGAGAGAGGGAGGAAGTTTTATTTAAAATAGGCGAAAGGGAAAAAGAGTTGAAGGAACTTAAAGATAAAGAAGAAAATTTTTCAAAAAAAATTAGTGAAATTAAGTTAATCAGAGAAAAGTTAAAGGAACTAAAGAATACAAGGGAAAAAGTTGAAATCTATGAAAAGTCTTTAAAGGAAAGAGAAGAGGAATTAATTGATGTGAAAGAAAAAATGAAAAATCTGGAAGAAGATTTAAAAAAACTTGAATCTGAGAGAAAAAAAATAGAGGAGGAGCTTTTTGAAATAAATAAAAGAGAAAGTGAACTTGAAGAAAAAATTAAGTCAATAAATGATAAATATGAGGAGAAAAGAAATATTTATCACATAAAGGAAAATAGTATTGATAAAATTTCAGAGAGGATTATAAAGTTAAAACAAGAAATTGATGAGATTGAAAAAAATATAGAATTCTACCCTGATAATATTGAATTTATCCCTGATAATATTTCAATTAAAAAATTAAAGGAAGAAATTGAAGAAATCGAAAGGGAGATTTATTCAATGCATGATGTTAATTTACTTGCTGATGAAGAGTATAAAATTCTTGAAAAGGATTATTTTGAAAAAATAGATGCTTATAAGGACTTAAAGGATAGTATTGATAAATTGAAAGAATCTATAAGAATTATGGAGGAAAGGGGTAAACTTCAATATACGGAATTTCTTGAACTTTTCAAAGAGGAATTAAAAAATGTTTCCTCTGTTTTAATGGGGGGTGAAATTAAAATAAAACCTCTTGATGAAAAGAATATTCTTGAATCCGAGCTTCTTATAGATGTTTCTCCCAGCGGAAAGAAAGTAAGGTCAGTGCTTTTGCTTTCTGGAGGTGAAAGGAGTTTATTTGCTCTGACAGTTTTATTTACCCTTGCCAAACTTTCACCTTCAGTTTTATTTGCTCTTGATGAAGTTGATGCTGCTCTTGATGATGCAAATACTCTGAGATTCAGAAGTTATGTAGAAAAATTGTCAGAAAGCTCACAGGTCTTAATCATAACACATAATAAAAGAACAATGGAGATAGCAAATAGAGTTTATGGAATAACAATGGAAAATGGGGTCTCCAAAATATACGGGATTAAATTTGAAGATTGA